A portion of the Rhinolophus sinicus isolate RSC01 linkage group LG03, ASM3656204v1, whole genome shotgun sequence genome contains these proteins:
- the LOC109455557 gene encoding ras-related protein Rap-2c, with translation MAVPGPRPAKGYRVVLLGSVAVGKTALATQFACGSFPEQCEPSVEELFSKVIEVNAAPALLEIVDTVGAEHLVTLKDLYIKNSDGFVVLYSVCSEASFEAVRPLRERMGRLRGPKAVPLVLVGTKADLDAERQVLTARGRALAREWRCPFLEVTAKSKLMVDQVFTQVVREMEALAPPEEEVRAVPTNAQDTWPSERFIG, from the coding sequence ATGGCCGTCCCCGGGCCGCGACCCGCCAAGGGCTACCGGGTGGTGCTGCTCGGCAGCGTGGCCGTGGGCAAGACAGCGCTGGCCACGCAGTTCGCCTGCGGCAGCTTCCCCGAGCAGTGCGAGCCGTCGGTGGAGGAGTTGTTCAGCAAGGTGATCGAGGTGAACGCGGCGCCCGCGCTGCTGGAGATCGTGGACACGGTGGGCGCCGAGCACCTGGTCACCCTCAAGGACCTCTACATCAAGAACAGTGACGGCTTCGTGGTGCTCTACAGCGTGTGCAGCGAGGCCTCGTTCGAGGCCGTGCGGCCGCTGCGGGAGCGCATGGGCCGGCTGAGGGGCCCCAAGGCCGTGCCGCTGGTGCTGGTGGGCACCAAGGCCGACCTGGACGCCGAGCGCCAGGTGCTGACGGCGCGGGGCCGCGCGCTGGCCCGCGAGTGGCGGTGCCCGTTCCTGGAGGTGACGGCCAAGAGCAAACTGATGGTGGACCAGGTGTTCACTCAGGTGGTGCGCGAGATGGAGGCCCTGGCCCCGCCCGAGGAAGAGGTCCGCGCGGTGCCCACAAATGCCCAGGATACGTGGCCGTCGGAAAGATTCATTGGCTAA